A segment of the Echinicola strongylocentroti genome:
TGTTTCCCACGGGATTTTCGATGGAAGTAGAAAAGCTTGGGGAGCCGATGAATTTTACCACCACCAAGTGGCTGCAGCAGATGGCATCCCAAACCAAGGCGGTGGTAACGGGCAGTGTGATCATCAAGGATGGGAAGGATTTTTATAACCGTCTACTCTGGGTGCGGCCTGATGGCGAAGTGTCTTATTATGACAAGCGGCACCTCTTTAGGATGGCAGACGAGGAGCACCATTTTAGTATGGGCACTAAACGTGAACTATTTTCCCTCAAAGGCTGGAGGATCCTTCCCCAAGTATGCTATGACCTTAGGTTTCCTGTATGGTCCAGAAACATTTCCAATAGCAATGGCCAGATGGAATATGACTTGGCTTTTTATATTGCCTCCTGGCCAGCGGCGAGGGATAGTGCTTGGGATGTTTTGCTCAAGGCACGTGCCGTAGAAAACCTTTGCTATACTTTAGGAGTGAACAGGGTGGGGGAAGATGGCAATGGTATCGCCTATTCTGGACACTCTGGCGCATATGATTTTAAAGGCGGTACTATGGCCTTCTCCAGTGAAAAGGAAGAAGTGCTTTTAGTGACATTGGATGCAGAAGCACTGGTTCGCTATAGAGAAAAATTCCCCGCTTGGATGGACGCCGACCGGTTTGAGATTAAATAGGGGATTGATTTTTACCTGTTGTTTCGATAGCTGTCCTGCGGAACTACGAGCATTGAGTTTTTAACTTACTGTCACCTACTCCACGATCAGTTTTTTTGTGGTTCCCTTGCCAGTGTCAGCGGTGAATTGCACAAAGTATATTCCGCTAGCCAAGGTCCTTACGTCCATTTCAGCGGGGGTATTTGCTTCTATGTTAAATTCTTCCACTAGCACTTGCCCCAATGAGTTGACCATTCGGGCCTTGCCGGATTCGTTGCTGAGTAAAAAAGCAGGGCCACTGCTGGGGTTTGGGTAAAGGTTGACCTGAAGCTGCCCATCCACTGGGGGATCGATGCCGTTAGAAATATCTTCCAGCAGTTGCACGCCCCCGCCATTATTGCCCAGTACCAAATGGGTCTTGCCGCCAAATGCCGCTGGTACCGTGGCGATCCAGGTGTTGCGGCCCAGTCTAGTGGTCGTCATGTCGCCGTTTGGCAAGGTAAGGAGTTCACTTTGTGGGCTATTGGAATGAATAA
Coding sequences within it:
- a CDS encoding amidohydrolase encodes the protein MENLKIALVQTDLYWQDRGANLAMLEEKIWSLQGKVDLIVLPEMFPTGFSMEVEKLGEPMNFTTTKWLQQMASQTKAVVTGSVIIKDGKDFYNRLLWVRPDGEVSYYDKRHLFRMADEEHHFSMGTKRELFSLKGWRILPQVCYDLRFPVWSRNISNSNGQMEYDLAFYIASWPAARDSAWDVLLKARAVENLCYTLGVNRVGEDGNGIAYSGHSGAYDFKGGTMAFSSEKEEVLLVTLDAEALVRYREKFPAWMDADRFEIK